In Candidatus Nanopelagicales bacterium, a single genomic region encodes these proteins:
- the cofD gene encoding 2-phospho-L-lactate transferase, with translation MRVSVLAGGHGGARFTRGLRDVAADDGTPHEITVIGNTADDIQLHGLRISPDLDTIMYTLGSGLDEERGWGRSDEAFRVNEELRAYGLPNTWFGLGDRDLATHLVRTGMLAAGYPLNEVTAALCARWNPGVLLLPMTNDRVETHVRVRDPQARAMHFQEWWVRHSADIPAEGFAYVGADSATAGPGVVESIVSADLVIVAPSNPVVSIGAILSVPGVPEALEQTAAPVVGVSPIISGAPVRGMADRCLEAIGVPATAGDVARHYGRRRDGGVLDAWLVDTVDEEHSSALREEGWLVAERPLLMYDVVESAKIAAAAIDLGDRVRS, from the coding sequence ATGCGCGTATCTGTGTTGGCCGGGGGCCATGGAGGAGCCCGGTTCACGCGCGGGCTTCGAGATGTCGCAGCCGATGACGGCACACCGCACGAGATCACAGTCATCGGCAATACGGCCGATGACATTCAGCTGCACGGACTGCGCATCTCACCGGATCTTGACACGATCATGTACACGCTCGGGTCGGGGCTGGACGAGGAGCGGGGCTGGGGAAGATCCGACGAAGCCTTCCGGGTGAACGAGGAACTTCGCGCCTACGGCTTGCCGAACACGTGGTTCGGACTGGGCGACCGTGACCTCGCGACGCATCTCGTGCGAACTGGGATGCTCGCGGCCGGATATCCGTTGAACGAGGTGACCGCGGCGCTGTGTGCCCGCTGGAACCCGGGCGTGCTCCTTCTGCCCATGACCAACGACCGCGTCGAAACACACGTTCGCGTGCGTGACCCGCAGGCAAGGGCGATGCACTTCCAAGAATGGTGGGTCCGACACTCCGCTGACATACCCGCGGAAGGATTCGCCTACGTCGGCGCCGACTCCGCCACAGCGGGCCCAGGGGTAGTGGAGTCGATCGTGTCAGCGGATCTGGTAATCGTGGCACCGAGCAATCCCGTAGTGAGCATCGGCGCCATCCTGTCCGTTCCGGGCGTTCCGGAGGCCCTGGAGCAGACCGCTGCTCCGGTAGTTGGGGTCTCGCCCATCATCAGCGGAGCTCCAGTCCGCGGGATGGCAGATCGCTGTCTGGAGGCTATCGGGGTACCGGCTACCGCTGGCGATGTCGCGCGGCACTACGGGAGACGTCGCGATGGCGGCGTGCTGGATGCCTGGCTGGTCGACACCGTTGACGAGGAGCACTCCAGTGCCCTCCGCGAAGAGGGGTGGCTGGTCGCGGAGCGGCCGCTGCTGATGTACGACGTAGTGGAATCGGCGAAGATCGCAGCGGCTGCGATCGATCTGGGTGACCGGGTTCGATCGTGA
- a CDS encoding bifunctional FO biosynthesis protein CofGH yields MREPNDREILRALRRAEKGMSIDPREAECLLAARGENLERLVAVGGRVRDAGLVEAGIPGLITYSPKVFIPLTRLCRDRCHYCAFATDPASLRSAGQSPYLNMAEVVQTARSGAQAGCTEALFTLGDAPELRWPAAAEWLDSRGYEDTFAYLRAAAIAVLEETGLLPHLNPGVMSWQQIQRLRPVAPSMGLMLESSSRRLFTEAGGVHYGSPDKDPEVRLRSIADAGRQDVPFTTGVLVGIGESAGELIDSILAIRSLAREYGHIQEVIIQSFRAKPGTVAGSRPSMSTDAYVACVATARILLGPLMRVQVPPNLSEAQDLARLIAAGADDFGGVSPITPDHVNPERPWPGVEELRSLTVRAGFELVPRLAVHPRYVREIETWVDPRLHEHVLALANAEGLAQREAAPRGIPWQEPDLALSELALLRRAARSAANGGGVANFGSGSGLGIGDSVAAQMADRARRIRQPEFLPHDLRMAMNLAGRDPAALAAPRNRDLAVALMACDGPALETVCRMADDVRADAVGETITYVVNRNINFTNVCYSGCRFCAYAQREDDPDAFTMSLDEVGKRVVEAADCGASEICMQGGIHPRLPGSAYFDLAREVKRRGPELHLHAFSPMEVVNGAARSGLSVREWLLAAKEAGVDSIPGTAAEILDDDVRWILTKGKLPSRAWIDVISLAHEVGLPSSATMMYGHVDGPEQWVDHIVTIRRVQEATGGFTEFVPLPFVHQQAPIYLSGVARPGPTRRDNRAVHALARLMLFGAIDHVQASWVKLGEDGCAEVLNGGADDMGGTLMEESISRMAGSQHGTSRTPSQMAALATLAGRSCAPRTTVYGAAHGAVAAT; encoded by the coding sequence GTGCGAGAACCAAACGATCGGGAGATCCTGCGCGCGCTAAGGCGAGCGGAGAAGGGGATGTCAATAGACCCGCGGGAGGCCGAGTGTCTCTTGGCAGCGCGCGGCGAAAACCTTGAGCGTCTTGTCGCTGTCGGTGGCCGTGTGCGCGATGCGGGGCTCGTCGAGGCGGGGATTCCCGGGCTAATCACTTACTCGCCGAAGGTGTTCATTCCCCTCACCCGCTTGTGCCGGGACCGTTGCCATTACTGCGCATTCGCAACCGACCCGGCGAGCCTCAGGTCTGCTGGCCAGAGCCCCTATCTGAACATGGCTGAGGTCGTCCAGACCGCCAGGTCCGGCGCTCAGGCTGGCTGCACGGAGGCGTTGTTCACGCTCGGCGACGCCCCAGAACTCCGCTGGCCAGCCGCGGCGGAGTGGCTGGACTCGCGTGGCTACGAGGACACGTTCGCGTATCTGCGAGCCGCTGCGATCGCGGTCCTGGAGGAAACGGGGCTGCTTCCGCACTTGAATCCTGGAGTCATGTCTTGGCAGCAGATCCAACGGTTGCGGCCCGTGGCCCCGAGCATGGGCTTGATGCTTGAGTCGTCCAGCCGCCGACTGTTCACCGAGGCGGGCGGTGTCCACTACGGGTCGCCGGACAAGGATCCGGAAGTCAGGCTGCGCTCGATCGCTGATGCTGGGCGCCAGGACGTCCCCTTCACAACGGGCGTTCTCGTCGGGATCGGCGAGAGCGCCGGGGAGCTAATCGACTCGATACTGGCGATTCGCTCACTGGCCCGCGAATACGGTCACATCCAGGAAGTGATCATCCAGAGTTTCCGCGCGAAGCCCGGCACGGTCGCGGGTTCCAGGCCCAGCATGTCCACAGATGCCTACGTAGCGTGCGTTGCTACTGCTCGGATACTGCTTGGTCCACTCATGCGAGTGCAAGTCCCTCCCAACCTCAGTGAGGCGCAGGACCTGGCCAGACTCATAGCCGCGGGTGCCGATGACTTCGGAGGCGTCAGCCCGATAACGCCCGACCACGTGAATCCTGAGCGGCCTTGGCCCGGTGTGGAGGAGCTGCGGTCCTTGACGGTCCGGGCGGGTTTCGAGCTTGTCCCAAGGTTGGCGGTGCATCCTCGGTACGTCAGGGAAATCGAGACGTGGGTTGACCCCAGGCTCCACGAGCACGTATTGGCCTTAGCGAACGCCGAAGGGCTGGCGCAGCGCGAAGCTGCCCCACGCGGCATCCCATGGCAGGAGCCCGACCTGGCACTTTCGGAACTCGCGCTGCTACGTCGTGCCGCGAGATCAGCGGCGAATGGGGGCGGAGTCGCGAACTTCGGGTCCGGGTCAGGCTTGGGCATCGGCGATTCGGTCGCCGCGCAGATGGCCGACCGCGCCCGGCGTATCCGACAGCCCGAGTTCCTACCGCATGATCTGCGAATGGCGATGAACCTCGCTGGACGGGATCCGGCCGCTCTGGCTGCCCCGCGCAACCGGGATTTGGCCGTGGCGTTGATGGCCTGTGACGGCCCGGCTCTCGAAACCGTGTGCCGGATGGCCGATGACGTGCGAGCTGATGCTGTGGGCGAGACGATCACCTACGTCGTCAACAGGAACATCAACTTCACGAACGTCTGCTACTCCGGGTGCCGCTTCTGCGCCTACGCCCAGCGCGAAGATGATCCCGATGCCTTCACGATGAGCCTGGACGAAGTGGGCAAGCGCGTTGTGGAAGCCGCCGACTGTGGCGCGTCTGAGATATGCATGCAGGGCGGCATCCACCCGAGGCTTCCGGGGTCTGCGTACTTTGACCTTGCCCGCGAGGTCAAGCGGCGTGGCCCCGAGTTGCACCTGCACGCATTCAGCCCCATGGAAGTCGTCAATGGCGCGGCACGCAGCGGACTGAGCGTTCGTGAATGGCTGCTGGCCGCGAAGGAGGCGGGCGTCGATTCGATACCCGGAACCGCCGCCGAGATCCTCGATGACGACGTGCGGTGGATCCTGACGAAGGGCAAGCTGCCGTCGCGAGCTTGGATAGACGTCATCTCGCTCGCACACGAGGTTGGGTTGCCGTCGAGCGCGACGATGATGTACGGGCACGTCGACGGGCCGGAGCAGTGGGTCGATCACATCGTCACGATCCGTCGGGTCCAAGAAGCGACGGGCGGATTCACCGAATTCGTGCCGCTGCCGTTCGTTCACCAGCAGGCGCCCATCTACCTATCCGGAGTGGCCCGACCCGGTCCAACGCGCCGCGACAATCGAGCTGTGCACGCGCTAGCTCGTTTGATGTTGTTCGGCGCCATTGATCACGTTCAGGCTTCTTGGGTCAAGCTGGGGGAGGACGGCTGCGCTGAAGTGCTCAACGGCGGCGCGGATGACATGGGCGGCACGCTCATGGAGGAGTCGATCTCCCGAATGGCCGGATCCCAGCACGGAACCAGCCGAACACCCAGCCAGATGGCGGCCTTGGCGACTCTGGCCGGCCGTTCCTGCGCCCCCAGGACCACGGTCTACGGGGCTGCCCACGGAGCTGTCGCAGCTACTTGA
- a CDS encoding coenzyme F420-0:L-glutamate ligase, protein MTGPKASPGLPVAPSGLSVVAVPGIGEVTPSTDLVAELRDALTALCWPDGTFGVRPGDVILISSKVVAKAEGRLLTGVARDKAVSDETADVVARTGDTRIVRTKIGLVLAAAGVDASNTAPGSVVLLPKDPDGSARRLRAQLQSATGVAPLAVVVTDTLGRAWRLGQTDTAIGVAGMRPILDLSGAFDSYGNTLAVTAPAVADEIAGAADLVRGKSSGLPVAVARGISSTVIADDGPGAADLIRPAQEDLFRRGAGESFADGMRHAPLSRRTVREFAALPVPSALVRSAVAAAIAAPAPHHSSPWRFLHLRTKQRRDELLDAMAERWRNDLAQLDGFDNAAIERRLKRGALLRCSPELVLPFLDLGGAAHDYPDAARAGYERDMFLMAGGAAVQNLMIALSAEGLGSAWVSSTVFCPDVVRSVLGVADDWQPLGMIALGFPAQPPTPRPARDTDGFLITI, encoded by the coding sequence GTGACTGGACCTAAGGCGAGCCCAGGGCTACCAGTCGCCCCGTCCGGACTGAGTGTCGTCGCCGTGCCAGGGATCGGCGAGGTAACGCCAAGCACCGACCTGGTGGCGGAGCTGCGAGACGCGCTCACCGCGTTGTGTTGGCCGGACGGAACCTTCGGCGTGCGACCCGGCGACGTGATCCTGATCAGCAGCAAGGTCGTGGCCAAGGCTGAGGGTCGCCTGCTCACCGGCGTAGCCCGGGATAAGGCCGTAAGCGACGAAACCGCCGATGTAGTGGCCAGGACCGGGGACACTCGCATCGTCCGCACGAAGATCGGGCTCGTGCTGGCGGCCGCAGGCGTAGACGCGAGCAACACAGCCCCCGGATCCGTTGTGCTCTTGCCGAAAGACCCGGACGGTTCGGCCCGGCGACTGCGAGCCCAGCTTCAGTCCGCCACAGGGGTCGCGCCGCTCGCGGTCGTAGTCACCGACACACTGGGCAGGGCCTGGAGGCTCGGACAAACAGACACGGCCATCGGAGTGGCTGGCATGAGGCCCATTCTCGATCTGAGCGGCGCCTTCGATAGCTACGGCAACACGCTGGCTGTCACCGCACCCGCGGTAGCTGATGAGATCGCCGGGGCGGCCGACCTCGTGCGCGGCAAGTCGTCTGGTCTCCCCGTAGCGGTAGCCCGTGGCATTTCCTCAACCGTCATCGCCGATGACGGTCCAGGCGCGGCTGACCTGATCCGACCGGCGCAAGAGGACCTGTTCCGGCGCGGAGCAGGCGAATCCTTCGCCGACGGCATGCGCCACGCGCCACTGAGCCGCCGGACCGTGCGGGAATTCGCTGCCCTGCCCGTTCCCAGTGCGCTTGTCCGAAGCGCCGTCGCAGCCGCCATCGCCGCGCCCGCGCCACATCACTCATCCCCATGGCGCTTCCTGCACCTGCGCACGAAGCAGCGTCGTGACGAGCTTCTCGATGCCATGGCCGAGCGCTGGCGCAATGACCTGGCACAGCTCGACGGATTCGACAATGCCGCCATCGAACGCCGTCTGAAGCGAGGTGCTCTGCTGCGATGTTCCCCCGAGCTGGTGCTTCCATTCCTGGATCTCGGCGGCGCCGCTCACGACTATCCCGACGCGGCGAGGGCTGGCTACGAACGAGACATGTTCCTGATGGCCGGAGGAGCCGCCGTCCAGAACCTGATGATCGCGCTGTCCGCTGAGGGCCTCGGGTCAGCATGGGTTTCCTCCACCGTGTTCTGTCCTGACGTCGTGCGTTCTGTTCTCGGCGTCGCTGATGACTGGCAGCCCCTCGGCATGATCGCTCTTGGCTTCCCGGCCCAGCCGCCCACACCTCGTCCCGCCCGCGACACGGACGGGTTCCTGATCACGATCTGA